In the Tribolium castaneum strain GA2 chromosome 1, icTriCast1.1, whole genome shotgun sequence genome, one interval contains:
- the Mdr50 gene encoding ATP-dependent translocase ABCB1 → MGKKAYDLESSEKNGKKDALTPEFVQEPSEKLEKAPPVGFFKLFRYATKWDTFLMIIAVFASIGTGILQPLNTLLFGDLTGTIVDYVFTINSNETSEEQKQNATDVFIDGITDFAVYNTLIGVGMLVLSYISTEFFNYTALKQVFKVRTLYLEKVFNQDISWYDVNNTGDFSSRMSDDLSKFEDGIGEKVPMFVHFQATFLASLIMALVKGWQLALICLVSLPLSMIAIGIIAVLTSKLAKKEQDAYGSAGSIAEEVLTSIRTVIAFGGQHKEITRYDEELEFAKKNNIKRQSMTAIGFGLLWFFIYGSYALAFWYGVKLVLEDRNKPAKDKVYDPGTMVTVFFSVMTGSMNFGISSPYIEAFGVARAAASKVYQIIDNIPKINLSKGNGDKIDNLKGDIKFRNVRFVYPSRQDVPILLGLDLDIKAGQTVALVGSSGCGKSTCIQLIQRFYDPLEGEVSLDGKNLKDFDLTWLRNNIGVVGQEPVLFATTIAENIRYGNSKATDEEIKNAAIKANAHEFIKKLPSGYDTLVGERGAQLSGGQKQRIAIARALVRNPAILLLDEATSALDTNSEAKVQAALDKASKGCTTVIVAHRLSTIRNANKIVVISKGKVVEQGTHNELMELKSEYYNLVMTQVSAVEKFDGDQEGESRKLVELERQVSLLDDEKHDDAEEEVQEAERSVSLMSILRMNKPEWVSISIGCIASIVMGCSMPAFAVIFGDIMGVLAEKNEDEVISETNRFCIYFVIAGVVSGIATFLQIFMFSVAGEKLTMRLRSMTFIAMLKQEMGWYDRKDNGVGALCARLSGEAAHVQGATGQRVGTILQSIATIGLSVGLSMYYQWKLGLVALAFTPFILLAVFFQHRLMNVENEAHHKSLQKSNKLAVEAVGNVRTVVSLGLEETFHKLYISYLMEHHKRTLRNTHFRAVVLGLARSIMFFAYSACMYYGGHLIRDEGLLYQDVFKVSQSLIMGTVSIANALAFTPNLQKGLVAAARIIRLLRRQPLIRDEPGAKDKEWENGAIQYDTIYFSYPTRPNIMVLKGLNLSVLQGKTVALVGPSGCGKSTIIQLIERFYDPLEGTLTVDNEDIRNIRLGSHRSHLGIVSQEPNLFDRTIGDNIAYGDNSREVTQEEIIEAAKNANIHNFIASLPLGYETRLGEKGTQLSGGQKQRVAIARALVRNPKLLLLDEATSALDSESEKVVQEALDNAKKGRTCITIAHRLTTIQDADVICVIDKGVVAEIGTHSELLSQKGLYYKLHSLQNK, encoded by the exons ATGGGGAAGAAAGCGTACGATTTGGAATCAAgcgaaaaaaatggaaaaaaagaCGCCCTAACGCC CGAATTTGTACAAGAACCAAgcgaaaaactggaaaaagcACCTCCTGTTGGATTCTTTAAACTA TTTCGCTATGCCACAAAATGGGACACATTTCTGATGATCATTGCGGTTTTTGCATCCATTGGCACTGGAATTTTGCAACCTTTAAACACACTTTTGTTTGGAGACTTGACAGGAACCATCGTCGATTATGTCTTCACCATTAATTCAAATGAAACCAGCGaggaacaaaaacaaaacgcGACTGATGTTTTTATCGACGGAATCACAGATTTTGCAGTCTATAACACCTTAATAGGGGTTGGAATGCTAGTTTTGAGTTATATTTCAACAGAGTTCTTCAACTACACTGCCCTGAAACAA gTTTTTAAAGTACGAACATTATATCTAGAAAAAGTATTCAATCAAGACATTTCGTGGTACGATGTCAATAATACTGGGGATTTTTCGAGCCGAATGTCAGA CGATCTCTCGAAATTTGAGGACGGAATTGGGGAAAAAGTCCCAATGTTTGTCCATTTCCAAGCCACTTTCCTGGCCTCTCTGATCATGGCTTTGGTCAAAGGTTGGCAACTTGCCCTCATCTGTCTCGTCTCGCTACCCTTGTCCATGATTGCAATTGGAATCATCGCAGTG TTGACatcaaaacttgcaaaaaaagAGCAAGACGCGTACGGTTCTGCCGGTTCAATCGCCGAAGAAGTCTTGACTTCAATTCGAACAGTTATAGCTTTCGGAGGACAACACAAAGAAATAACACGCTATGACGAAGAGTTGGAGTTTGCAAAGAAGAACAATATCAAAAGACAGTCCATGACAGCGATTGGTTTCGGTCTATTGTGGTTTTTCATCTATGGCAGTTACGCTCTTGCGTTTTGGTATGGAGTTAAGTTGGTTCTAGAAGACAGAAACAAACCAGCCAAGGACAAAGTCTACGATCCTGGTACCATGGTCACT GTGTTTTTCAGTGTGATGACTGGTAGTATGAATTTCGGAATTTCCTCACCGTATATTGAAGCGTTTGGTGTTGCAAGAGCTGCAGCCAGCAAAGTTTACCAAATCATTGACAACATTCCCAAAATCAATCTATCGAAAGGCAATGGagataaaattgataatcTCAAGGGAGACATTAAATTTAGGAACGTTCGGTTTGTGTATCCCTCCAGACAAGATGTTCca ATTTTGCTAGGTCTGGATTTGGACATCAAAGCTGGCCAAACTGTTGCTTTGGTTGGCAGTTCGGGTTGTGGAAAATCGACTTGTATCCAACTGATCCAGCGTTTTTATGACCCTCTTGAAGGAgag gtGAGTCTGGACGGAAAAAACTTGAAAGACTTTGACTTGACTTGGCTGAGGAACAACATTGGTGTCGTGGGCCAGGAGCCAGTTCTCTTCGCTACCACAATAGCCGAGAACATTCGTTACGGCAACAGCAAAGCCACAGACGAAGAAATCAAAAACGCCGCAATCAAAGCCAACGCTCacgaatttatcaaaaaactccCCTCAGGTTACGACACTTTAGTTGGTGAAAGAGGAGCGCAATTGTCCGGAGggcaaaaacaaagaattgcGATCGCTAGAGCTCTTGTCAGAAATCCTGCGATTCTGCTCTTGGACGAAGCAACTTCGGCTCTGGATACGAACAGCGAGGCTAAAGTTCAAGCCGCTTTGGATAAAGCTAGTAAAGGTTGTACGACTGTTATTGTGGCTCATCGGTTGTCGACGATTCGAAATGCCAATAAAATTGTTGTGATATCGAAGGGGAAAGTTGTGGAGCAGGGAACTCATAACGAGTTGATGGAACTTAAAAGCGAGTATTATAATCTGGTTATGACGCAAGTAAGTGCTGTGGAGAAGTTTGATGGGGATCAGGAAGGTGAAAGTAGGAAGTTAGTGGAGCTGGAAAGGCAGGTTTCGCTTCTGGATGACGAAAAG CACGACGATGCTGAGGAAGAAGTCCAAGAAGCCGAAAGATCCGTATCGCTCATGTCAATATTAAGAATGAACAAACCAGAATGGGTCTCAATTTCCATCGGCTGCATCGCTTCCATCGTGATGGGTTGTTCCATGCCGGCGTTTGCTGTCATATTCGGTGATATTATGGGG GTTTTAGCTGAGAAAAACGAAGACGAAGTTATTTCTGAAACCAACCGTTTCTGCATCTACTTTGTGATTGCTGGAGTTGTTTCTGGAATCGCAACGTTTTTAcaa ATATTTATGTTTAGTGTCGCTGGTGAAAAACTAACAATGAGGCTTCGCAGCATGACATTCATAGCAATGTTAAAGCAAGAGATGGGCTGGTATGATAGAAAAGATAACGGAGTTGGCGCCCTTTGTGCTAGATTATCTGGTGAAGCGGCACATGTCCAAgga gcGACTGGTCAAAGAGTTGGAACAATTTTACAATCGATTGCCACAATTGGTTTATCAGTGGGTCTCTCAATGTACTACCAGTGGAAATTGGGACTTGTGGCGTTGGCTTTTACGCCTTTTATCCTCCTTGCTGTTTTCTTCCAACACAGATTAATGAACGTCGAAAATGAAGCTCATCACAAGTCCttacaaaaatctaacaaa CTTGCAGTTGAAGCGGTAGGTAATGTGCGTACCGTAGTGTCGTTAGGGCTCGAAGAAACTTTCCACAAGCTTTACATCTCGTATCTGATGGAACACCACAAAAGAACACTAAGAAATACACATTTTCGTGCCGTGGTGTTAGGTCTAGCCCGGAGTATAATGTTCTTTGCTTATTCTGCTTGTATGTATTACGGTGGTCATCTTATTCGAGACGAAGGATTACTATATCAGGATGTTTTTAA AGTATCACAGTCACTTATTATGGGTACGGTATCAATCGCCAATGCTCTAGCGTTTACACCAAATCTCCAAAAAGGTCTAGTAGCAGCTGCTAGAATCATAAGGTTGCTCAGGCGACAACCACTCATCAGGGATGAACCCGGTGCTAAAGATAAAGAATGG gaaaacgGTGCCATCCAATATGACACCATATACTTCTCGTACCCAACCCGTCCAAACATCATGGTCCTCAAAGGCCTAAATTTGTCCGTATTGCAAGGAAAAACTGTAGCCCTAGTCGGCCCTAGCGGCTGTGGAAAATCGACAATAATCCAACTAATTGAACGATTTTACGACCCTCTTGAAGGCACTCTTACAGTAGACAACGAAGATATCAGAAACATCCGACTAGGATCGCATCGTTCCCACTTGGGAATAGTCTCGCAAGAGCCAAATCTTTTCGATAGAACCATCGGCGACAACATCGCTTATGGTGACAATTCCAGGGAAGTGACTCAAGAAGAAATAATAGAAGCTGCCAAAAACGCAAACATACACAATTTCATCGCTTCGTTACCTttg gGTTATGAAACTCGTCTTGGTGAAAAAGGAACACAATTGTCAGGTGGCCAGAAACAGAGAGTTGCTATCGCTAGAGCTTTGGTTAGAAATCCGAAATTATTGCTTTTGGACGAAGCGACAAGTGCTTTAGATTCCGAAAGTGAAAAG GTTGTGCAAGAAGCTTTAGATAATGCAAAGAAGGGAAGAACTTGTATCACAATAGCCCACAGACTGACAACCATTCAAGATGCTGATGTTATTTGTGTGATAGACAAGGGTGTGGTGGCAGAAATTGGAACACATTCCGAACTTTTGAGCCAGAAGGGACTCTACTACAAATTGCATTCGCTCCAGAACAAAtag